In Zea mays cultivar B73 chromosome 7, Zm-B73-REFERENCE-NAM-5.0, whole genome shotgun sequence, the following proteins share a genomic window:
- the LOC100286200 gene encoding uncharacterized protein LOC100286200 precursor: MASIIVQAVVILLDVIAFGLGVAAEQRRSRATVTPDAAKEYDYCVYDSDIATGYGVGALLLLAAAQVVLMLASRCFCCGRGLKPGGSRACALILFLFTWVTFLIAEACLLAGSVRNAYHTRYRGVFYGESLSCETVRKGVFAAGAAFTFFTAILGEVYYLSYSKSRDAAGGAGSSIGMGPYN; this comes from the exons aTGGCTTCCATCATCGTGCAGGCGGTGGTCATCCTCCTGGACGTCATCGCCTTCGGCCTGGGCGTCGCCGCCGAGCAGCGCCGCAGCCGGGCCACCGTCACCCCGGACGCCGCCAAGGAGTACGACTACTGCGTCTACGACTCCGACATCGCCACGGGCTACGGCGTCGGCGCGCTGCTCCTCCTCGCCGCCGCGCAGGTCGTGCTCATGCTCGCCAGCCGCTGCTTCTGCTGCGGCCGCGGGCTCAAGCCGGGAGGCTCCCGCGCCTGCGccctcatcctcttcctcttcaCATG GGTGACCTTCCTCATCGCGGAGGCGTGCCTGCTGGCGGGATCAGTACGCAACGCGTACCACACCCGGTACAGGGGCGTATTCTACGGCGAGTCCCTCTCATGCGAGACGGTGCGGAAGGGCGTCTTCGCTGCTGGCGCGGCATTTACCTTCTTCACGGCCATCCTGGGCGAGGTATACTACCTCAGCTACTCCAAATCCCGAGATGCCGCTGGTGGTGCTGGCTCCAGCATTGGCATGGGCCCTTACAACTAA